A genomic stretch from Fusobacterium sp. DD2 includes:
- a CDS encoding DMT family transporter, producing the protein MNEKKGNLFVFLGALFWSLNAPIVSGVNLPPLFLSCYRSVIAGIVLLPFLRIKNFKISKELIIFLFSYFGLCASITIALKNTVAPIAIGMQYASIFWIFIINFFILKIREYRKIPAILLILIGVILFMTSGNSDGSAYGNAVAFFESIFFTGMTISANKIKNIEPISLTCIGNLFTGLILLVFIGSDRNIIFHMSMHEYIAVSLLGVVNVALGYGCYNIGVKYTTAQNASLIAILEMVLGPLWVYIFLHRTSNTQTMIGFAFILVGLLLNHFLSRKKP; encoded by the coding sequence ATGAACGAGAAAAAAGGTAATTTGTTTGTTTTTTTAGGAGCTTTATTCTGGAGCTTGAACGCTCCAATTGTAAGTGGAGTAAATCTTCCGCCATTATTTTTATCATGTTATAGATCTGTAATAGCTGGAATTGTTTTACTTCCATTTTTGAGAATAAAAAATTTTAAAATTAGTAAAGAGCTTATAATCTTCTTATTTTCTTACTTTGGATTATGTGCTTCTATTACTATTGCGTTAAAAAATACAGTTGCTCCAATTGCCATAGGAATGCAATATGCAAGTATATTTTGGATTTTCATTATTAACTTTTTTATTTTGAAGATAAGAGAATATAGAAAAATACCTGCAATTTTATTAATACTTATTGGAGTTATATTATTCATGACTTCAGGAAATAGCGATGGGTCAGCTTATGGAAATGCTGTAGCTTTCTTTGAAAGCATATTTTTTACAGGAATGACAATATCTGCAAATAAAATAAAAAATATTGAGCCAATAAGTCTTACATGTATTGGAAATCTATTTACAGGATTGATATTACTTGTTTTTATAGGAAGTGACAGAAACATTATATTCCATATGTCAATGCATGAATATATTGCTGTTTCACTACTAGGAGTAGTAAATGTGGCTCTTGGTTACGGTTGCTACAATATAGGAGTTAAATATACAACAGCACAAAATGCGTCACTAATTGCTATATTAGAAATGGTATTAGGTCCTTTATGGGTATATATATTCTTACATAGAACATCAAATACCCAAACTATGATTGGTTTTGCCTTTATTTTAGTTGGACTTTTATTAAATCATTTCTTATCCAGAAAAAAACCATAG